The genomic segment TAAAGTTagattttattgtaaaatattttttcagttttgtaacatttattatatttgtgAATCTATTTCATTCTTTTTACAACAACTAAACACAAactacatttattaaaagtctAATTTCATAATACAGCgacattatattaaaataactcATTATAGTAAGGTATATTTATTGATTAAAAGAACAAATACTttactataatattttgatcaagaatataaataaaatttaacaaaatgagtcaaatttgttattagacatattatcaaaataatataattttcacTGATAAAAAGATgtcaataataattaataaaatatttttcaattattttaaaacattcaaagtttaaatatgttaatgataaaatatacatatcaatctcatatcaataaaagtttacttaaaataaataaaatattaataaattttcatattataacaaataccttaaataaatatatattttcttaaatacaaaatataattgtatcagtaattttaattcataatttgacaaaaaaattacaccaaattattgataattttttaattttattgtatttaaaaattttaaaaaacagtttattattaaattataaatatttttatctttaaattgtcaaatgttatatttatcaaatttcataaaatattgtttttaatttatttaaaatttgaaggtgttatttaattttaagaaaaaaaaagaaaaatcattatttatctgtgatcaaattttttcatacaataaaaactttcaatttttagttatttgatgttttattgttataaaaatgattaaatttttatttatataatgattatCAAATGttcataatattaaatagattataatttatagaGTTACGATTGTGTAGCATAAAAATGGCACTTTATTTGCCTCGCTTTTGAACTCGACACAAGACTTTGATGTATTGTTATCGTTTCTGGCAATAATTTGTCCTCATTTATTGTACATTAAAACTCCTTCACATACCTTACAATACCTCCATGTCTATAATATTCATGAAATAAGATTGTCCTTATCTAACTTATTATATGAGGTAGGACAATTTTTACTGACCTCGGCATAATAGGCGGTGTAAAAATAACagtataaaagaaaagaatattttcaaatgaaTCGTATTCTCttctaataattaattagaaaaataatattatatatctcAATAATATTGAGgttgtaatattatatgaGAATGCCATTCACTTCGCAAATATTATGTCGTAAAAATGGACAAGAGCAAATATTATGTCACAAATCATGGATCGCAAATCATGAATCGCAAATCATGAATCGCAAATCATGAATCGCAAACTATGAATCGCAAATCATGAATCGCAAACTATGAATCGCAAAGAATAATAcataaataagaaaaaatatatgtatttatcATAGAAAATAAGATTTCTATTAGCTataatagtatatatttgtataaatattatggTATTCCGCAAATATTTTTGTCGCAAAGGATACTAAGTCACAAATAATTCCAAAAAcaatcataatttttatatataaatatataataatagtttttggaaatattttattttatcgcAAAACAATGATTTAATGTCACAAAATCAAGTCACAAAAATAAGTCACAAATTTAAGTCGCAAAATTAAGTtgcaaatatattttattaatttaatattttattataattttatttataatattatatatattttttattataatttttttgtaatatttatagtaaataaaaattatttaacatttttttttaaaataatctatcttaagattgtttattttaaaattttattaacaaattgatgttatattttttattactaaaatatatatctttttaacatTGCAGGTCATTAATATCTAAagaattttacaattttaaaatattagttatAGTAATATTgcattataaattttttcttattatttattaatttattatgtatatttttttttatctgtATTTATATcaactttaattttattttttacataattattagatttgtttttttaagtagtagtttatataaaacaattttttttactgttGTTTTTATATCCAAACACCAATGGATATCTTagatttaatatattttcaaattataacaattcataaaaaaaattttgcatatttattaatttttatatttttttaaattaaataataaattatttttatttacaatagtTAGTTGTTATGATcacttttttcatttaattttttaaagattaaaaCACACACGtctatataaaaatacaaataatatttttaaagctGTCAAAATAGACATAAAATAGTTTTGCTTCGTCTAGAACATTTtcaaacaaatttaaattttttcatgaattttaaattttcatagtAACAATATCATTGTAtttgttaattaattttagttaaatataaataaatttactaaatactaattttatttcaattttattatattaaaaacatttattattctctacaattttattaaacaaaaaatatataaaaaaattaataattatattatacttttgtacttttaaaaaCTGTATTTATAGGGTGTATAACAATAATACTTTCTTCAATATTCCCATAACagatatgtaaaaataattttcttaatgGTTTactttatagaaaaaaaaataaattaatggtaaaaaaaattgttaccTTAAAATTAAACCTGCATAAAATAGTCCAAATGAATGTAAGTCAAGAATCCAATTAATTGAAGATGCTGCAAGTCCTTCAATTTTTTCacttttaatatacaaaaaattaattattcttgttaaattgtatattacaaaaagaataaaacaaaaaaaatctaaaataCTATAAACAACTAATTGAATGTCTTGTGaagatttttctttatttttttttaaaaattttgttaatttatatattgtaataatattcattaaaattgaACTAATAGCTATAGGAATAATATAGACAAATGTATAAAACATAACTATATAAGGTGCATTGTAATTTTCaaaagtaattatatatcctgaaattgtttttaaataaatgtacgACGGTTTTAGACAAATTGTTACAATTCCATAAATTATTCCAATTATTAAAGGTAcaattatatacattttcatttttgtCTCTGAAAACCaataatttataagaaatGGATATGACAATGCTAAAAATCTATTAAAACTTGTAATTAATgatattgtatatataatcGTATAACATATTGCTACTGTTAAATAATAAGATGCAGCAagaatattattgttttcaAAAAATGTACCAAATATGTTCATTTTAGCAGCTCTTGAACAAACAAGTGTTGAAAGCACAATTAAAAGATCAGCATATGctttatacaataaaaaagggtaaaattgattattataaacaggatttttattaattaaaatttctcttgttaaaataatcacaaaaataagtaataaaaaataagatgGAATAATATAAGCAAGCTGTATTATATTTACAGTTGAAATcattctaaaaaattataaaattattatacactaaaaaataataatatttaaaaataatttttttattttgcttcatgtatttttttgcaatctaatatatatatattcaaattattaatattttaattttaaatatttaataaaaaatgtaaacaATTCTTTATAGATAAACTATAATTGTTATCTAGCAAAATAGacttaaataattaaaattttttaaatgttgctttataattataaattttgatttactATTAATATTGAATAGTTTATTGAACgctttatttctttattttaatgtaatattattaacaaaaaattatttttttattcatatattttaaagttaaattaataaaagctgataatttaataaaatatttttatttttgaataaaaaatcataaatccatttttgttttaataaattaaatctatttttattgaaaaaaaaaaatttattatttaaaaatttactgataatttttaagttaatattaatattaaaatattatataaacagAATTCAAtgtagaaaaatattaaatctcTGATGacttttaaatgaataataaaaaaaattaaaaataagatattttgcgatgttataattattaattactttAATTGTTTGATATAAGTACgcaaaatatgataataataaaacaattttttttataaatagatataaaaaaagaatcacAAGAGTAATAgattttaaaacttaaaaattatcattgtAGTGAATCTTACAAAAAggtaattataaaaaaatcaagctaaatatattatgattaataaaaaaatattcttgtttaattatattcattctaaatttatcaaaataatgtaatatatataacataattttttttaaaataaaaaatatttaagctataaaatttgaataattttgcaaaatttttatttttacaaagtaaatttaaaataattttttgtggAAAAAATACTTCAATGACAATGactttaaaaatgtatttttttaaagttttaaaataagttataCTCAATgactttatatataattacatcataatcttttttaaagttaaaaaaatttttaaccgaataaatttaattttaatattacaaaattgtactttgtttttatatactttttttaacaattaattaattaattttttat from the Strongyloides ratti genome assembly S_ratti_ED321, chromosome : X genome contains:
- a CDS encoding GPCR, rhodopsin-like, 7TM domain and 7TM GPCR, serpentine receptor class v (Srv) family-containing protein → MISTVNIIQLAYIIPSYFLLLIFVIILTREILINKNPVYNNQFYPFLLYKAYADLLIVLSTLVCSRAAKMNIFGTFFENNNILAASYYLTVAICYTIIYTISLITSFNRFLALSYPFLINYWFSETKMKMYIIVPLIIGIIYGIVTICLKPSYIYLKTISGYIITFENYNAPYIVMFYTFVYIIPIAISSILMNIITIYKLTKFLKKNKEKSSQDIQLVVYSILDFFCFILFVIYNLTRIINFLYIKSEKIEGLAASSINWILDLHSFGLFYAGLILR